GTTGGCCCGGGCGAGACGGTCATCACAGAGCTGGCCTCCAAACCGGAGAACTTCCCGCGCGTCATCGATGGAAAGGGCGCGGCTTCCATGCGCGACTGGCCCGTGATCGACCGGACGCTCTGGCCCAAGCCGAGGGGTTACTTCCTGGGCTTCAAGTACAACTGGCCCCTCGAAGCGGGGTCGGGCTGGGGCCCCCGACCGGTCGCATCGCTCCTCACCAGTCGCGTCTGTCCGTGGCAGTGCGCTTTCTGCAATGAGGCGTCCTACATCCCCAACATGGGGCGACGGTCTATCGACTCGGTTATCGATGAGCTCAATAGTCTCGACAAGCAGTACCACCTGGGCTCCTTCGTCATCCACGACTCCATGTTCTTCCAACAGAAGAAGTGGCTGGAGGACTGGGCCGAGCGCTTCCCTCGCGAGATCAATACCCGCAAGAGCCTGCCCTACTGGGCGGCGGCGCGCGCCGATACGGTGTGCGAGTGGCCGGAGCTCTTTGAGACCATCATCAAGGAGACCAACTGGAGTACCGTCTCCATCGGCTTCGAGTCCGGTAGCGATCCTGTGCTGAAAATCCTCAACAAGCAGGTGACCGAGGAAGAGAACCACTTCGTCATTGACCTGGTGAACCGAATCGGGGACGACCAGGAGAGGGCAGGTCAAAAGCCGGTCAGTTTCTGGGCCAATACAATGCTCGCCATTCCGGGCGAGACGCCTGAGGACGCCTTCAAGACCATACGAATGGTCAAGCGAATGAAACGCACAAGGGCCGCCGTGGCCTACTACGCGCCGTTTCCCGGCTCGTTGTTGGGCTATCAGCTGATCGCCGAGGGCAAGAACCTGATGACGGACGACTACGAGCGGAACCCATATGATCCCAAAGTGAAAGGCATAGACTACACATTCTACGACGGATTGATCCGCGGCGAGTACAACGACGAGATCGCGAAGGGCCTCACCCCTGAAGAGCGAGCGCGCAAGATCATGATGCCTCTGGGGTTTCTGATATGAGCAGCTTTCGGCATCCTCATTACGTCTACATCTTCTCCATGACCAACGGTAAGAAGAAGATGACCTACGGCAAGAGCCCCGAGGATGCCCTGGCGGTCCTCTTCCTGCGCCTTACAGCCGAGGAACAAGCCTTGGTGATTCAAGACGACTACATCAAGATCAACCAGCGCCGAATGCGAGACTACGCCGACCAGCTGGGCTAGCCCGCATAGCTCACCAGATCGACGGCGTACCGCTTGATCCGCGACATCGCGCCGCTTTCGCCATCCTTGCAAACAAACAGAGTGTTCGCCTCGACCGTCGAAGGCACCGTGAAGCCGCGGCCCTGCGCGGTCCGCCAACGATCCGGTGAGCTATGATGGCCAACCCCGTCTCTGTTGTAGGGTTCAATCCAACGTGCGGGCCCACGGGGCGCTCCCGGTTCCCGCACAATGCGGATATCCCATGCGATCCCCAAAACCATCTGGTCGGCGTCGCACGGTAAGCGGTCAGACATCGACGTTCTTCCCCGGCTCGCCGTCACGATGTAGACCCACCGCATGACAATCCAGAAGGAGGCGGCGTGCGGGTGCAAGCGAACGGCAAGGTGAGACGGTCGAGCGAAGAGTGGCGGGAGATCC
This genomic window from bacterium contains:
- a CDS encoding B12-binding domain-containing radical SAM protein, whose product is MKEPPLSNSQKINRFWDIPEDLAKDMKGYAVVLMNVRSYRYVMAAEAARMFKRINPEGLVIVGGMHTLVAREEMEATPEFDKICVGPGETVITELASKPENFPRVIDGKGAASMRDWPVIDRTLWPKPRGYFLGFKYNWPLEAGSGWGPRPVASLLTSRVCPWQCAFCNEASYIPNMGRRSIDSVIDELNSLDKQYHLGSFVIHDSMFFQQKKWLEDWAERFPREINTRKSLPYWAAARADTVCEWPELFETIIKETNWSTVSIGFESGSDPVLKILNKQVTEEENHFVIDLVNRIGDDQERAGQKPVSFWANTMLAIPGETPEDAFKTIRMVKRMKRTRAAVAYYAPFPGSLLGYQLIAEGKNLMTDDYERNPYDPKVKGIDYTFYDGLIRGEYNDEIAKGLTPEERARKIMMPLGFLI